A single window of Chloracidobacterium sp. DNA harbors:
- a CDS encoding DUF58 domain-containing protein — protein MRFVFTRRSYILLALGIVPLSLSWKLPELRTAVFVFDALLIAAAVIDYLLSRKLPEEFTVSREFSSRFAIGDAVKVSLIVENGFSRSYYIKVKDEYPAEMTLKESREAEFEVPARANVEFYYHLTPPKRGSYSFGRTAVRYLSRLGLVWCQAELGTSQSVKVYPNMRRAREMELKALGARSFLAIQRRAVRRGEGREFESMRDYVRGDELRHISWTATARRSKLTTRQYQIERDQTVMIAIDAGRLMTGRINDETKFDTAVHASLALMSACNRAGDNCGLIVFGRRVRRFVPPRRGLEHIDGVLESLYNLEPELIEPSYARGFQYIASNLKKRAFVVILTDVVDKDSSKELIESLRLLRPRHLPLVATLGDRDLNATVSRTPNDLKDVFTQSAAEEIIHQRATALRMVETLGGLALDVTTQTLVPKLLESYLRVKERGLL, from the coding sequence ATGCGATTTGTCTTCACCCGAAGATCATATATTTTGCTGGCACTCGGCATCGTGCCGCTGTCGCTCTCGTGGAAGTTGCCCGAGTTGCGGACGGCGGTTTTCGTATTTGATGCGTTGCTGATCGCCGCCGCGGTGATCGATTATTTGCTGAGCCGCAAACTGCCGGAGGAGTTCACGGTCTCCCGTGAATTTTCGTCGCGGTTTGCGATCGGCGACGCTGTCAAGGTCAGTCTGATTGTCGAAAACGGCTTCTCGCGTAGTTACTATATAAAGGTCAAGGACGAGTATCCGGCCGAGATGACGCTGAAAGAAAGCCGCGAGGCCGAGTTTGAGGTGCCCGCCCGGGCCAATGTCGAGTTTTATTATCACCTCACGCCGCCCAAACGCGGGAGCTATAGTTTTGGCCGTACGGCCGTGAGATATCTCTCGCGTCTCGGGCTTGTCTGGTGTCAGGCGGAGCTCGGGACTTCGCAGTCCGTCAAGGTATATCCAAATATGCGCCGTGCCCGCGAAATGGAACTCAAAGCGCTCGGAGCACGCTCGTTCCTGGCTATCCAACGCCGTGCCGTAAGACGCGGTGAAGGGCGCGAATTTGAATCAATGCGCGACTACGTCCGTGGCGATGAATTACGCCACATTTCCTGGACCGCGACCGCCCGTCGTTCAAAATTGACGACCCGTCAATATCAGATCGAGCGTGACCAGACTGTAATGATCGCGATCGACGCCGGACGCTTGATGACCGGACGCATCAACGACGAGACCAAATTTGATACCGCCGTCCACGCGAGCCTTGCACTGATGTCCGCGTGCAACCGTGCCGGCGACAATTGCGGCCTGATCGTCTTCGGACGCCGTGTCCGACGATTTGTGCCGCCCAGACGGGGCCTTGAGCATATCGACGGTGTACTTGAGTCACTGTATAACCTCGAGCCTGAGCTCATCGAACCGTCGTACGCTCGTGGATTTCAATACATTGCGTCCAATCTTAAGAAACGGGCCTTTGTCGTGATTTTGACGGACGTCGTCGACAAGGACAGCTCCAAAGAATTGATCGAATCGCTCCGACTTTTGCGTCCGCGTCACTTGCCGCTAGTGGCGACACTTGGCGACCGCGACCTCAATGCCACTGTGAGCCGAACGCCGAACGATCTAAAGGATGTCTTTACGCAATCCGCCGCCGAGGAGATAATCCACCAACGCGCAACTGCGCTTCGAATGGTCGAGACGCTCGGAGGCCTTGCTCTCGACGTCACCACTCAGACGCTTGTCCCGAAACTGCTCGAAAGTTATCTGCGGGTCAAGGAACGCGGTCTGCTTTAG